The following are encoded in a window of Mustela nigripes isolate SB6536 chromosome 1, MUSNIG.SB6536, whole genome shotgun sequence genomic DNA:
- the LOC132014819 gene encoding olfactory receptor 5A1-like: protein MAEQSGFFTWIFIPQESPFGALLAAEERSMAVGRNISTTTNFILLGFSEHPEIQVVLFVLFLGIYSMTVAWNLGLIVLIRLESCLHSPMYFFLGNLSFVDISYTSSIAPKMLCDFFKQQKTISFVGCAAQFFFFIGMGGTECCLLAAMAYDRYAAISHPLLYTALMSPTICLGMAITAYTGGLLTGLVQTSSIFQLRFCGSRVINHFFCDLPPLLVLSCSSTFLSQVVNFLVVCAVGGTSALVVLVSYGYIIAAVMKIRSTQGQMKAFNTCASHLTTVILFYGSGLFSYLHSSAGYSQDQDKVVSVFYGAVIPMMNPIIYSLRNKEIKDALKKLKDRKKQMSSLCLAVP from the coding sequence ATGGCAGAACAAAGTGGTTTCTTCACCTGGATTTTCATTCCCCAGGAATCTCCTTTTGGGGCTCTGCTGGCAGCAGAGGAAAGATCCATGGCTGTGGGAAGAAACATCAGCACGACAACCAATTTCATCCTTTTGGGATTTTCAGAACATCCAGAGATACAGGTTGtcctttttgtgttgtttttgggGATCTACTCCATGACTGTGGCTTGGAACCTGGGCCTCATTGTCTTGATCCGGTTGGAGTCATGCCTCCATTCTCCCATGTACTTCTTTCTTGGAAACCTGTCCTTTGTTGACATCTCATATACATCCTCCATTGCTCCCAAGATGCTCTGCGACTTCTTCAAGCAGCAGAAGACAATCTCCTTTGTGGGCTGTGCTGCccagtttttcttcttcattggTATGGGAGGCACTGAATGCTGTCTCCTGGCAGCCATGGCATATGACCGGTATGCTGCCATCTCCCACCCTCTTCTCTACACAGCCCTCATGTCACCCACCATCTGTTTGGGGATGGCCATTACAGCATACACTGGAGGGTTGCTCACTGGATTGGTCCAAACGAGCTCCATATTCCAGCTGCGTTTCTGTGGGTCACGAGTCATTAACCACTTTTTCTGTGACCTGCCACCCCTGCTTGTCTTATCTTGCTCTAGTACCTTCCTCAGCCAGGTAGTGAACTTTCTTGTTGTGTGTGCAGTGGGTGGGACATCAGCTCTTGTGGTCCTTGTGTCCTATGGCTACATCATTGCTGCTGTCATGAAGATCCGTTCAACCCAAGGGCAGATGAAGGCTTTCAACACCTGTGCCTCTCATCTGACCACAGTAATTCTCTTCTATGGCTCTGGTCTCTTTTCATATCTCCATTCAAGTGCTGGCTACTCACAGGACCAAGACAAGGTGGTGTCCGTGTTCTATGGAGCTGTGATTCCCATGATGAATCCCATTATATATAGTTTGAGAAACAAGGAGATCAAAGATGCATTGAAAAAACTcaaggacaggaagaagcagatgtCCTCTTTGTGTCTTGCAGTtccttga